The Alicyclobacillus macrosporangiidus CPP55 genome segment CCGCTCCTGGAAGGTGCCACCGCAGGCATCCAGGAAGCTCAGGCCCATCCGCCCAAGCGGCCGCTGGGGGTGTTCGGACTCCTGCATCTGTTGTCCGATCCGGACGTCAGCCGCGCCCTGCACACCCTCTTCGGCGCGCTGAAGGGGATGGGCCGGGCGTTGGGCCAATCCGCTGGCGAAGAGGGATGAGACATGGCTACACCGGCAGGATCCTGCGAAGCGTCGGATTGGCTGCCTGTCCGCCAGGACCGTACTCTGTGGGCCTTCCGCGACGGGCAGTTCCAGCAGACGGACGATGTCGTCGCGGCGGAATACGCCCTGACCATCTGGGTCAACGACCAGGAGATGGCCACGGTGGTCTGCACGCCGGAGCACCTGGAGGACCTGGTGGTGGGTTTCCTGGCCTCCGAAGGCGTGATCCGCCGCCTGGACCAGTTGTTGGATCTGCAGATCGCCCGGCAACGGGGGACGGCGCGGGTGCGCACGGCCACGTCCGTCACGTTCAACCAGGCGTTTTACAACAAGCGGTACATCGGCTCGTGCTGCGGAAAGGGCCGGCAGATGTTCTACTACTACAACGACGCGCAGCTGGCCAAGCGCGTCGACGACCCGGTCCGCATCCGGCCGGACCAGGTGCTGGCCCGAATGCAGGAGATGGAGGCCCAGGCCGATCTGTGGCGAGAGACGGGCGGCGTGCACATGGCGAGCCTGTGCACCCCGGACGGGCTCGTCCTGTCGCGGGCCGACATCGGGCGGCACAACGCGCTCGACAAGCTGTACGGGCATGCGCTTCGCCACGGGATGGACGTGGCCGGCCACGTGATCACGTTCAGCGGGCGGCTCTCTTCGGAGGTGCTGCTCAAGGTCGCGAAGATTGGCGTCGGGGTGGTGATTGCCAAATCGGCCCCCACGGCGCTCGCCCTCGACATCGCGCAGGAGACGGGGGTGACGGCCATCGGCTTTGTCCGGCACGGGGGCTTCCACGTCTACACCCACCCTTGGCGCGTGGTCGGTGCCGGACCCGGCGCGCCGGCCGATCCCTCGGGCCCCGCTCGTCCCGCCCATGACCTGCCGCTTCCGAGATGACGATCCCGCCGCGTCCGCCGCGTGCCCGCCCCCCGGCACGATGCCGCGCCACAACGGCGGCGCCGGCGATGGCCTTACGCATGCGGGCGGGCGGCGCGGCGGCGGGCATGCCCGGCGGTGATGGGGAGAAACAGGTACAGCACGCCCATGATGAGGATGACGGCGGCGCTGGCCAAAAACGGCGCGTTGGGGCTGAAGACGTCCCACATCAGCCCGCCGACGTAGGGCCCGGCCGCGGAGCCGAGCCCCTCCACCGTCATGAAGACGCCCCAGAGGGCGCCTTTTTTGTCGGGATCGATGCTGTGGTCGAGGACCGCGTTCCAGGCCGGGAGGATGAACGCATAACAGCCGCCGAGCAGGGCCACCGTGACGTAGGTGAGAGGCAGCGTGTGAAACCAGGGGTACACCGCGAGCAGCCCCCCGGCGATGAGAAATCCGCCGACGAGAAACGGCCTCGGCCCGGTTCGGTCCACCAGGTGCCCGGCCGGGATCAGCAGGGCGACCGTCAGGGCGCCTCCCGCAACCAGAATGGTGCTGTAGCGCGCGCCGCTGATGCCGAGGACCACGCGGGCGTACACGGACAGGATGGGGATCAGGGACGCCACCGCGAAGGTCTGCGCGAACATGCCCGGGAACAAGAATGCCACTTCGCGCACGTTGCGCCAAAGGGATCGCCAATACCTTCGATCCGCCGGCGTCCGCCACCCGCCCGGCCGCGCGTCGGCGGAAGAACCGGCCGAAGCGTCGGCGGAAGCGTCTGACGCGGTCAAAGCGGAGGAACCGACTGAAGCGGTCAAACCGGCTGGAGCGGCTGCGCTGGAAGCGGCGGAACCGGCTGGGCCTCGGCCGGGCCGGGCCGGCGCCGCTTGGCCTTCGTTCGCGAAGCGCCCCGCGGGCCAGCGGACGAGCACCCAGGCGAGCACGAGGCCCAGGGCCACCACGCCGGCCAGCACGAAGAATGCCAGCGCGTCCCTGCGGCCGGTCAGGAAGTTGATGATCACCGGCCCCAACCCCGTGCCCCCCAGCCAGAACATGTACATGTAGCTCATGAAAGCGGCGCGTTTGTGCTCGGGGGTGGCGCGCCCGATGGCGGAGACCACCGAGGGCCACATGGGCGTGGCGCCCATGCCGTAGGCGGCCATGCAGAGGATCAGGCCGCCCACCGTGTGCACCTGGGACATCGCGACCAGCGATCCCAGGGCGATGGTGAAGCCGGCCAGGATGGCGGGGCGCTGTCCGACGTGATCGACCAACCATCCCGCGGGCGCGCGCAGGGCGTTGTCCACCAGGTAGTGCACCGACAGCGCCAAGGCCGTCCACTCCATCGCAAAGCCGAGGACCGTGCGCCCCCACGTCGGCAACAGAGAGAAGGTCAGCGCTCCGCGCACGAACTCCGATAAGGACAGGGAGACGAACACGCCCAACAGAAAAGGCTGAAACAGCTCGGGTTCCAGCCATCCCTTGAGGCGGTCAACCGCCTGGTGTGTCCACGTGGCCACCCAATCCCTCCCGCGGGCGATGCGCCGCGGGGGGCATCGCCTGTCACTGGTAGGAATAGTTTGCCCGGGTTCGGTCTCGATTTGCGAGTTCCATCAGATTCTCTGCGATCCGCTCGGCCGCGTGCAGTTGGCGCACGCCGAGGGCACGCTCCTTCATGCGGATGCGCTTCTCCGGGTGGGCGATCAGGAGATCGTACAGGTGATCGAAGATCTCGCGCCGGTTGCGCGCCAGGACCGCCACCCCGGAGCGGACGAGAAATTTCGCGTTCTGCACCTCCTGGCCGGGGATCGGGCGGTACAGCAGCATCGGCACCTGCAGGGCCAACGCCTCCGAGATGGTCAGTCCCCCCGCCTTGGTCAGCATCAGGTCGGCGATGGCCATCAGCTCCCAGATCTCGTGCACGAAACCGTACACCTGGACCGGGTTCATGGCCTTGGGGAGCAATTCCTCCAGGCTCGTCTTCAGCCGCCGGTTGCGGCCGGTGACGATGATCACCTGGATCCGGTGGTGCCACTGGAACAGTTGTTCGCACACGTGGTACAGGTCTCCCATCACGCCGTAGGCGCCGCCCATGATGAGCAGGACCGGGATGTCCGGGGAGATCCCGTATTTGTCGCGGAGTGCCGCGCGATCGAACGTCTGGAGGAACGCCGGACGGATGGGGATCCCCGTCACCAGCACCGACTCGTTCGGGATCCCGCGGGCCAGCAGGCCCCGGCGCACGTGTTCCGAACCGACGTAGTACATGTCGGTCAGCGGATGGATCCACTGGCTGTGGATGGCGTGATCGGTGATGGCGATGGCCGTCGGCACCGACGTGCGGCCCATTTGCTTCAAATGCGAAACGACGCCGGCGGGCGTCGGGAACGTCGAGAGCACCACATCCGGCCGAAAGGCGCCCAAGGTCGCCTCCATCTCGTCCAGCCCCAGGGAGTTGAGCTGGCGCTGCAGGCGCGAGGAGGGCGGAATCTGGCTGGTGCCTTTGTAGAACCACCCGTACAGGGCGGGGGCGAAGCGAACGCTTTTCAGGTAGCAATACCGGACCACCGAGTCGAGCACCGGATGGATGGACTTGATGTAGTCGACCACCTTCACTTCGGTCTCCGGGCTGAGCTCGGCCAGAGCGTCCCGTACGGCGTACGCGGCTTGCTGGTGACCCTCGCCGTATGTCGCCGAAAGAATGAGCAATCGCTGAAACCGGGACACGCTGGAGCACCCCTTTCGTGGGAATCCAAGTCATCGCCCGGATGGACCCGCACAGGCCCACCGGCGTACAGGGTCGCACCCGCTCCAATACATCGTTAACGATCTTTCATCTTAGAAGCGGCGCGGGGAAGAGAACGTCCACATTATACCATACTGCCGGGTTGTCCATTCCGGCGGCGGCGCATGGACCGTTCTGGTATACTAAAGGCACGAATGATGGAGATAGGAGCGTGACCCTGTGGGCCGACTGCACGTCCTGGACCACCCCTTGATTCAGCACAAACTGACGTACATCCGCTCGAAGGACACCGGCACGAAGGAGTTCCGCCAGCTCGTGCAGGAGGTCGCGATGTTGATGGCCTACGAGATCACACGCGACCTGCCGCTGACCGACACGACCGTCGAGACGCCCGTGGGCCTCGCCCACTGCAAGGTGATCGAGGGCAAGACACTGGCGCTGGTGCCGGTGCTGCGGGCGGGGC includes the following:
- the fdhD gene encoding formate dehydrogenase accessory sulfurtransferase FdhD produces the protein MATPAGSCEASDWLPVRQDRTLWAFRDGQFQQTDDVVAAEYALTIWVNDQEMATVVCTPEHLEDLVVGFLASEGVIRRLDQLLDLQIARQRGTARVRTATSVTFNQAFYNKRYIGSCCGKGRQMFYYYNDAQLAKRVDDPVRIRPDQVLARMQEMEAQADLWRETGGVHMASLCTPDGLVLSRADIGRHNALDKLYGHALRHGMDVAGHVITFSGRLSSEVLLKVAKIGVGVVIAKSAPTALALDIAQETGVTAIGFVRHGGFHVYTHPWRVVGAGPGAPADPSGPARPAHDLPLPR
- a CDS encoding MFS transporter — encoded protein: MATWTHQAVDRLKGWLEPELFQPFLLGVFVSLSLSEFVRGALTFSLLPTWGRTVLGFAMEWTALALSVHYLVDNALRAPAGWLVDHVGQRPAILAGFTIALGSLVAMSQVHTVGGLILCMAAYGMGATPMWPSVVSAIGRATPEHKRAAFMSYMYMFWLGGTGLGPVIINFLTGRRDALAFFVLAGVVALGLVLAWVLVRWPAGRFANEGQAAPARPGRGPAGSAASSAAAPAGLTASVGSSALTASDASADASAGSSADARPGGWRTPADRRYWRSLWRNVREVAFLFPGMFAQTFAVASLIPILSVYARVVLGISGARYSTILVAGGALTVALLIPAGHLVDRTGPRPFLVGGFLIAGGLLAVYPWFHTLPLTYVTVALLGGCYAFILPAWNAVLDHSIDPDKKGALWGVFMTVEGLGSAAGPYVGGLMWDVFSPNAPFLASAAVILIMGVLYLFLPITAGHARRRAARPHA
- a CDS encoding MGDG synthase family glycosyltransferase, encoding MSRFQRLLILSATYGEGHQQAAYAVRDALAELSPETEVKVVDYIKSIHPVLDSVVRYCYLKSVRFAPALYGWFYKGTSQIPPSSRLQRQLNSLGLDEMEATLGAFRPDVVLSTFPTPAGVVSHLKQMGRTSVPTAIAITDHAIHSQWIHPLTDMYYVGSEHVRRGLLARGIPNESVLVTGIPIRPAFLQTFDRAALRDKYGISPDIPVLLIMGGAYGVMGDLYHVCEQLFQWHHRIQVIIVTGRNRRLKTSLEELLPKAMNPVQVYGFVHEIWELMAIADLMLTKAGGLTISEALALQVPMLLYRPIPGQEVQNAKFLVRSGVAVLARNRREIFDHLYDLLIAHPEKRIRMKERALGVRQLHAAERIAENLMELANRDRTRANYSYQ